CCCGATAGATTGTTAGCCATAGAAGCAATTTCATTACATAAAGAATTTCAAGAAAAGTTAGCCAAATTAAGAATTATACTTGGAAATAAAAAACAAATTCCAATTGATTTTCTTGATATTGTTTATCGCTTTGAAAGAATTTCAAAATCTTGGGCTGATGTAGTTGATCTCGTAAAACCGATCTATAATGACTAGTTTAGTTTCTTTTTTGCCGCATAAGTCATTACTGCACAAATAGTTTTTGAATCCTGGATTTTTCCAGTCTTTATCATTCTCATAACTTTTTGTAGTTCTATCTTTTCTACAGAAAGTATCTCATCTTCATCTAATTTCAACTCTGCAATTTTTTTCAAACCTGAAGCAACATAACAATAGATTATTTCAGAATTATAGCCAATTGAAGGATAAAATGAGATTAAAGGTGTCATTTTTTTGGCTCTATAGCCTGTTTCCTCTTCTAATTCTCTAAAAGCACATTTTTTTGGCTCTTCTCCTTTTTCCAACGTTCCTGCTGGAATTTCTAATACGTATCCATGTGGAAATCTATGCTGTTTTACCAAAATCACTTTGCCTTTTTCATCAAACGCTAGCATAGCAGCAGCTCCTCTATGCTCTATCATTTCACGTTTTACTTTTCTTCCTTCAATTATACCATGATAAACACTAAGACCTAAAATTTTTCCTTCATAGATCTTTTTCTTTTTCACACAATCCGTTTATTCAGTTATTATTTAATTTGTTTGATATGATAAATGCAAAGTAGGGGATTTTTTTGCTTCTTTAATGCTATCTTCAAGCCACTTTTCTAAAAATGTAATCTTCTTTGGAATAAACAAATCAGCACTTTTAACATTATTTACATTTCTTACTTTTTGAGTAATGTCGTCCATTTGAAAAATATCATTACTATACATAAATAACACAATTTGATTTTTTGAAATAAATGGTATTTGTAAATATGAATCAGAAAATTTTTCATTCATTTGAGTTAAAGTTTCTTTTAGGTCTCTTTCAATCCATGTCAGTATTGCATGAGGAATAAAACCTTCAATTTTCGTAGGATCATAGATTAGTGTAAATTGTATTCCGTCATTTTCTTGCAATTTTTCTAAGCATCTTGTGACTGTTTTTGTAGAAAGGTTAGTTTTTTTTGCAATGGATTCAATCTTTTCTCTTGGATTGTCCAACAGTTTTTCAATAATTTCTAAATCTGTCTTTGTAAGATTTGTGCTATATCCAGGATTTTCAGCTTCAAAAATTGATAGTACTCTTACATCTTTCATTAGTTGTTTTGCTAATTCAATTTTTTGCTCCATGTTATCTTTAACTACAATGCTGCATACTGTAACGCCACCTACACATGGTACAACAAAAAATGGTTGACCAACTAGACTTACCTGCTCTAATATCTCTTTTGTATTTTGGCCTGACACCACAAAATACAAAACGCCATATCCTAATACTGGTGGCTCTACTCGAATTGTAAATTTTTCAATAACTTTGGAATTTTGCATTTTTCGAATTCTTGCTCTAACTGCTCCTCCTGAAATTCCTAATTCTTTTCCAATTTGTCTGTCTGATTCCCTACAATTGTTCAATAATCTACCCAAAATTCTAATATCTAAATTGTCCAATTTATCACCTATACACCATTATTACTATATGGAATAAACCTATTTGATATAAAATTGTCTATACTGTTAGCACTATGTATGATAGATATTAAATAATAGACTATTTTATTATTTTTGTGGAATATAGGTTAACTCTAGCAAAAAGAATGCTATTTAACAAAAAAGGGAGTCTAATCGGCGCTGTCTTAGCAGTTACGATTGGCATTTTAGTAATTCATGTAAACTTTGTAATTTTTCAGGGTCTTTTTGATGCAATAGTCCGAGACATTAGCAACTATCGAAACGGTGACATTCTTGTTACTGATGAGGCAGACTATATCGATAAATCTGATCTTTCATTGGCCAATTGGTTTGAAAGGATACCTTATGTTGAAGCTGCGACTCCGCGGCTTTCATCAACGGCCGAGATGAACATGACAAAAAATGGAAAATTAATTGAAGAAACTCGAATACCTATAGTTGGGGTTGATCCATTTAGAGATGTTAGAGCATCTACTGTTCATGAAACAATATCTGATGGAAGCTATGTATTTTCAAGAAATTCCATTGTGCTTGGTTCAAACATAGCAGACGATCTGGGAGGTGCACAAGTAGGAGACAGTGTTAAAGTTCTTGTAGTGGATAGATATGGTGAAGATCAAATAAGACGATTTACAGTTTCTGGAATTGCAAAATCTCCTGGTGGACAAGGATTTGATTATACTGCAGTTGTACATATTGACACATTACGTGATATGATGAAACGAGACGGCGAATCTGGCTCCTTTATGGTAAAGCTAAATGATCCTAACAAAGCTTTTGAAGTAAAAGAATTCTTTTTGAGATCATTTCCTAATGATGATTTTTTAGCTGAAACCATTGAAGAATCTGCTGAAGAACAACTTGCAGGATTTAGATCTGGTATCGCAATGATCAACATGATTGGATATTTTGGAATGATGTCGTCTGCATTTGCTATAGTTACAATTCAGATGATGTTGGTAAATGGTAAAACACGTGAAATAGGTGTTATGAGATCTATTGGTGCAAAAAGAAAAGATATTTTGATTATCTTTATCTTCCAAGGAATGATTATTGGTGCAATAGGTGCTGGTGTAGGCACTGCTGCAGGCTTGGGATACACATTTTATGCAAAAGAAACAAAGATGTCATTTAACAATAGTCTTCCTTTGGAAGTAAGTTATGATTGGGTAAAAATTACACAAACTGCCTTGACTTCATTTATTCTAGCGATAATTGCATCATTATATCCGTCGTATAGAGCAACAAAACTTCTACCTGTGGAGGCGATGAGAACTGTCTAAGGTACTTGAAATCCAAAATCTAAGTAAAATTTACGGAGAAGGAGAAAATAAAGTAAAAGCTCTTGATAATGTTTCATTTTCAATTGAAAAAGGCGAATTTGTTCTCATTGTTGGTAGTTCTGGCTCAGGAAAATCCACTTTGCTAAACATGATTGGTTTGTTAGACCAACCAACAAATGGTAAAGTTTTCATTGATGGAACTGATACCACGCTTCTTGATGATGGAAAAGTTTCTTCATTTAGAAATAAAAAACTAGGATTCATTTTCCAATTTTCTAATCTTCTATCTGATCTTACAGTACTTGAAAATGTATTGCTTCCAAGGCAAATTGCTGGAACCAATGAAACATCAGAAAAAGATGCAAGCGAATTACTTTCTGCAGTGGGATTAGAATCTCAAATGAATAAAAGAGCAAATAAGATTTCTGGTGGTCAAGCTCAACGTGCAGCAATTGCGAGAGGTTTGATAAATAACCCCTCTATTGTATTGGCTGATGAACCCACAGGAAATCTTGATTCAGTGACTTCAGAAAAAATTGTTAATCTACTAAAATCTATGGCAAAAAAACTGAATCAAACTTTCATAATTGTAACTCATGATAGAGAACATTTTGGAGATGTTGATAGGGTAATTACTATCAAAGATGGACGTGCATTTGAGGGTGACTTACCTTCTCAAATGGAGGTTGTGGCATGATCTCAAAAATTACAGTCTTGTTTGGATTGGTTTTTTTATCACCTTTACTTATTGAGTCCTCATTTGCTCAAATTTCATCAGGCGGATTTGGTGATTCTCCTTTTGAAAGAGATTATGGTGATGTTAAGTTTCTTGATGCCTATTTTGGAACCATCAATAACAAAATTGAAGTTGAACCCGGTGATCTAAATGTTCCATTTACAGTTGTATTTGCAAATGTAGGAACACAAGATATTACAGGAATTAGAGGACAATTATCATTACCGTTTGGATTTTCATCTGCAGATGGTCCAAGTTCTACAATTTATGCTGACAGTGATTCCAATTCACTTGCAGGAGAAAATTTTCATCTAACATTTTTTGTAAATATTGACAAAAATGCAAAGATTCAACAATATCCTGGAACTGTAAAGGTAGATTATTCTAGATTAAGAGAGTCGGGAGTTAGAACTTCCTTCTCTGAATTTGATTTCAAAGTTACAGGTGATAGTATTATCAACGTAAGGGCACTTGAGCCATTTTTAACATCATTGAGAACAAATGAAGTCATAATTGAAATATCAAATGATGGAACTGCTCCAATTTCAAGTGTAGATATTGTGGCAACAAATACTCAAACTGAAATTGCATCAACTGCATCATCAACTACAAATGTTGAAAATGTTGTAATTTTGGAATCCAATTGGGATATTGGTAACATTAATCCAAAGTCTTCCAGATATCTTACTGCAACAGTATATGTTCCAGAATCTCTAAAGGGAGATACATTAAGAATCCCATTGTCAATAAACTACTATAATGCACATGGTGATCAACAAACAATTTCTAAAATTGTTGATTTTTACATTAAAGGTCTAATTGATTTATCAGTATATGATGTTAAAGTAATTGAATTATCAGGAACCCAAATGGTTGTTGGTGAAATAATTAATGAAGGAAATGAAGATGGTTTGTTTGGGTTTGTTACATTAGAAGGATTAAATGATTCAAACATTAAAACAAAAACTCAGTTTATTGATGAAATAGAAATTGACGCACCTGTCCCATTTAATGTTCCATTAGAATTTGATGGTGAACCAAAGTATGGTGCGCATGATATCAAAATTATTGTTAGATACAAAGATAATACTAGAGATGAAATCTTTCTTCCTTATGAAACAACAATTTTTATTGAAAAACCATCAAATGATGAAGAATCTGATAATACTTCTCAAATGCTCATAATTCCTCTAATAATTGCTGCAGGTCTTGGATTCTATTTGTATCGTAAGCGTAAAAGTACCAAAACCAATACAAACTAAAATTAGAAATATAGAAATTATGTGCTAATTTTAAAATGAAACTTACTTTAATTATTCTGATTGCAGCACTAGTAATTGGTGGTTCAATTATTTCATATGGATATTTGACTAATCAACAACCAATAGAAGTTGTAGAAAAATCTACACCCTATGAAAAACTAACAAACTACAAAGAAGAATTAGAAAAAATTAATCAGTACAATCAGAAAATTCTGAGTGATCTTCAACAACAAATCAGTGATTCTGATGATGAAAACTTGGAACAACTAAAACAAGAGATTCAAGTTCTAAAACGGGTTATTGATGAAAACAAGGTAGAACTAGATCAAGTTATACAAAAACTCTCAAAAATGGAATCGACTCCTTAGATCGCATAATTCCATTTTTGGGAAAAAAACGCCAACATTATATCATATTTTGTAGTATAATTATTGGGCATGGGAAAAACTCTGTTTCTATTTCTAGCTGGTGCTGTTGTTGGATTTGTCACAACACCATTACTATGAGGTAGAATTTGAAAATACTCAATTCATATACTAATTTTTTAAATTAGTTTTATTGGAAACCCATAGGCTTCTTACTCTTCTTGGCGTTGTTTTGTTGATTGCCACTATTGCAATATTTTATCTTGATGAGGAAAAACCCCAAGATGAATTTAGTTTTGCATATGTTACTGGAATTTCAATGATAGTTGTATTTTTAGCTAGTCTTGCAATTGTCAATAAAGGAAAATTTAAAGAAAAATCAAAAAATTAGTAATTTTCTTCTCAGATACCTCCAAAAGACCTTAAGATTATAAGCAATTACTAGATCTTGCGATCATGTCGTTTGATGAAATAGAAGTTCCTAAAGAACTTCGTGAATTTATGTTAGATGGAGCAGAAGAAACAGTTCTAGGCCAAAAAAATGGTGCAAACAAACAATATCGTTATGGAAATTTACACATTAGAGAATATGATGATAAATTTCTAGTTCATACTGATAAAATTGATCCAAGAATAGATCCTCTTGGTCACTTGGTACATGATGCACCAGAAGTTTTGATTGGATTAGCTTGTGCTATATTTGGAGGCTCTCAAATTGGAAAAGCATTATCTAACAAAAACAATTCAAAAAAATCATCCATTACAACAGGATTGGCATCTTCTATAATTTCTGGATACATGGGATATATTGCAACTAAAAAAATTAAAAATTATTTGGAGTAGAAATGTCAACTGTTAGAACTATACATGTATTGGTAAAGCTTTTGCCATCTATTTTTGCCTTAAGGAAGGATAGAAAAAAATGGGTTAATCAAGAAGGCAAAGAACTTGATTTAGAAAGATTTAGAAAAAATGCAAGAAAAGTTCTAAACACATTCATTTCATTGGGACCTGTTTACATAAAACTTGGACAATGGTTATCCTCGAGAGCTGATATACTTCCACAGCCATACTTAGAAGAACTTGCAAAACTTCAGGATAACGTTCCTGCAGCGCCATTTGATCAGGTAAAACCAATAATTGAAAATGATATTGGTCCAATCGATGAAACATTTGAAAATATTGATCCAAATCCTGTCTCTGGTGCATCTTTAGGGCAAGTTTATCGTGGAACACTATCTGGACAAGAGATTGTTGTAAAAGTTAAAAGACCTGGAATCGAAACGGTTGTTAAAGAAGACATTAAAGTTCTAAAAAAAATTCTTCCCCTAGCATTAAGATTCGTTGATCCAAATTTACGTTTTTCAGCAAAGGCTATGCTGTCTCAATTTATTGAAACCATTCATGAAGAAATGGATTATACGAATGAATCCACAAATCTAAAAAAAATAAAGCATGACATGGAAAAAAACGATAAAGTTGTTGTTCCCGAGGTATATGACAAGTATTCTTCTAAGAATGTCCTTACGATGGAATATCTGCCTGGAATCAAAGTAACAAATGTTGAGGCACTCAATGAAAAAGGGATTGATAGGCAGAAACTAGTCGTTGATGTACACAAAGTCTTCTTTACGATGCTCCTTAGACATTCTGTTTTTCATGCTGACCCTCACCCTGGAAATATCTCAGTTACTGATAATGGAAAACTGATTTTGTATGACTATGGAATGGTTGGAAGACTTGATAATGAAACTAGACTCAGACTAATTCGTCTCTATCTTGCTCTTGTAGAAAAAGATCCTCCTAGAACAGTAAATGCAATGAATGATCTTGGAATGCTTACTCCAGATTTTAATCGTTCAGTAATTGAAAAAGGAATTGAGCTTACAGTTAGAGCAATGCATGGAAAAAAACCTGATGAAATGGAAGTTGAAAGCTTGATGGAACTTGCAAACAAAACTATGAGCAAATTTCCATTTGTTCTTCCAAAAAACTTGGCACTATACATGAGAATGGCATCTATTATTGAGGGAATTTACAAAACACACAAAGTTGATTTCAAATTTGTCAAAGTTGTTAGAGAAATTTTGGAAGAAGAGAGTTTGATAAAGGATGCGTATATCGAAGAACTGAAGTACTCATTTGAAAGATTTGCAAAATCCATAGATGCAACTATTTCCATTGCACCAGAATTAAAAAAATTCTTAGATGAAAAAAGATCTCTTCAATTGCTTAATGCAAAACCTAAATCAAATATCCTACTTTCTGGTAGTATACTTTCAGCTTCTATGTTTATTGGATCTGCTCTTTTGTATTCATCTGACGAATCAATTGGTACAATTGGAATGGTTGGCTCACTAATAACAATGGGAATTTTTGCAGTTTTTAGGAATCATTAGTTATTCTACTTTGATATCTTTTCCACGCTTTTGAACAGGAATAGTAATTGTTAAAACACCTTGTTCGTATTTTGCTGAAGTTACAGATTCTTCTTTAAGTTCAATTGGCAATCTCATTTTTTTATCAATAATGTTTGGTCTTTGATTACATACCATGTTGTGTTTTTTATCATCAGAAATTTCCTTACATGCTTGAATTGACAAAATATTTCCATCAAGCGATAATTTGATATCTTTTTTCTGAAATCCAGGCATATCTACAATTAATGTCAATTTTTCATCATCTAGGTGTATATCAACAGGCGGTAAAACAAATTCATAAAATTCTCTTGATTTGTTTCCTATTTCTTTCATCATTTCTTTAGCCATAGATTTCACTAATCCCATTTTGTGATATGTGGTTAATTTTTGGTTATAAACTTTGATAGATTTTTAATCAATCAATTTCTCTGTTCAATTGACTATGATTATTGTTATTGAGGGTGGAGATCAGGCAGGCAAAAAAACTCAAACTGCAATGCTTGCCAAGGCTCTTACAAAAAGAAAGATCAAAACAAAGACCTTTAGCTTTCCTGATTACAAAACACCAATTGGCAAAGAGATTGCAAAATATCTAGCAGGAAAAAGAAAATTTCCCCCACAAGTAATTCATTGCCTTCTTGCTGCAAATAGATGGGAAAAATTAGATGAAATTATCAAGGCACAATCAAAAAATTCAGTATTGATAATGAATCGGTACTATCAATCAAATTTAGTATATGGTCTGGCAAATGGCATGAAGCAAAAATGGCTAGAAAATCTAGATACGGGACTTCCAAAAGCTGATCTTGTTGTTTTACTAGATGTTACTCAAACTGAATCATTTAATAGAAAAAAGGCAAACCGAGATAAATTTGAAAAAAATGAAGAATTCCTAAGAAAAATCTCAGTTCTTTATAGAAAGACTGCAAAGAAAAAACACTGGAAAATTATAGATGCCTCAAAATCAAAACAAGAAGTTCATGAAGAAATTCTAAAAACATTTTCAAAAAAAATAGGATTATGAAAAAAAATTATCTAGACATAATAGATCCCATTCACGATTTTATTCGCGTATATGATCATGAACTCAAATTAATTGATAATCCAATTTTCCAAAGACTAAGAAGAATTAGACAATTATCTGGCGCTCACCTGACATATCCTGCGGCACAACACACAAGATTTGAGCATTCATTAGGTGTAATGCATATCTCTGGGCAGGCGGGAAATGCATTATTTGAAAAAGGGATTATAAAATCTGAGGATATTCAAATTTTGAGACTTGCAGGACTCTTACATGACATTGGACACGGTCCATTCTCTCATCTTTTTGAAGAAATCATACAAAAAAAGAAAGTGTCACATGAGGATTTTGGTAAGGAAATAATTCTAAAATCTGAAATTGGTGATAGTATTTCAAAAAACGGATTTGATAAAAAACTTGTAACAAAGATAGCCTTTGGCGATTCTAAATTTCAGTATTTGAATGAAATTGTTTCTGGAGCATTAAGCGCTGATATGATGGATTATTTGCTAAGAGATGGTTATTTTACAGGAGCAGAACATGCAAAGATTGATCACAAACGATTAACTCAATCATTAGATGTATACAAACAAAAACTTGCTTTAGAACGTTCTGCCTTGTATTCATTTGAATCAATGATGCATTCTAGATATCAAATGTTTAAGGCAGTCTATTTTCATAAAACAGTTAGAGCAGCAGAAGTAATGCTTTTGGAAGCATTACGCTTATCTGATGATGAATTTGGTTTTACGTCCTTTAATCTTGATGAATATGTAAAATTAACAGACGAGTATGTATTATCAAAACTAATCTCATCAAAATCTTCAAAATTAAAGAGAGCAAAACAATTTGCAATAGATTATCAAAATAGGAAATTACTCAAATGCGTTTATGAAAGAATTCTAACTAGTACAAGAAATTTGGGAAAGATCAAAACAAACGAATTAAGATCCTCAATTTCTAAAAAATCTAAAATTGATGAAACTGAAATTTTTGTTGACAGTTCTGTTACTCCATCTATACCTCTTGCACCTTCAAAGAAGGAATCAAAACAAATTATTCTAATTAGTCAAGAAAATGGAAAATCATCTGCTCAAGAACTATCTATTTCAAAAATCCCTGTAGTTTCAGCAATATCTGGATTTATGAATATCTTGAGAATTTACACACACCAAAAGAATCGAAACAAAGTTGAAATTGCCGCAAAATCAATACTTGATGGATTAAAATAATGAAAAAAAGAATTGTAATCAAACTATCTGGTAGAGTTTTTGGCATGGATAATGTCAAAATGCTTAAAGACTATGCATCATTTTTGGTCAAAATCAGCAAAGTTTGCCAACCAATTGTGATTGCAGGCGGTGGTAATATTGCAAGACACTATATTTCACATGCAAGATCATCTGGCGCTGATGAATCTACACTTGACGAATTAGGTATTGAGATTTCTAGATTAAATGCAAAACTCTTGATTTACGCTTTAAAAAACAAAGCGTATTCCCATCCTCCAACTACACTTCAAGAAGTAAGACATGCAGTTGATGATGGTCTGATTGTGGTTGCAGGAGGACTACATCCAGGACAAAGCACAAATGGAACAGCAGCTCTAATTGCCGAAAAAGTCAAAGCTGAACAATTCCTTAATGCAACTGATGTTGATGGAGTATATGATATGGATCCAAACAAATTCAAAAAAGCAAAGAAATTCAAAAGAATTGATCTAAAACATTTGAAAACAATGTTGGTCCATGAGGATTCTGTGGCAGGTGGTTATGATTTGATGGATATTGTTGCATTGAAAATTATAGAACGCTCAAAAATCAAAACCAGAATTCTCAAGGCAGATCCAAAAATTATTGAAAAAGCAATCAAAGGCTCAGATGTTGGAACTGAAATAATTCTTGCATCAAAATGATTATTCTGAAATTTCGTTTTGAATAGTTGGTCGTGTCTCAGACCATATCTGAATTTCTTTTCCAGGAAATTCTGGCATTCCAGAATCTCTTAGTTTTTTGTATATTTTGAATGCCTCTTCTTTTTCTACGGCCTTAGATTGTGCTTTAGTAAACCCGTCATTATCTACAATAATTGCAACAAATCCATCTAGGGAGTTTATTACAGCGGTCAGGTCTTCTTCTCCAACTGGAACAAATTGCCCATTTACTTTTTTTGTTGTAAGTGTTAGCATTCCAAATCCTGCAGCATCAAACATCTTCATTTGAGATTTACTTGCTCTCTGTTTTCCTTGTTGTACTGCCTGGAAATATTGCATGTTTTTTTCCCGTTTTTATGATATAATAACTATTTTCAGATTAGATCTAATCCATTGGTTTTGCGTTGCCAACTTCACTGGATTCATCTTTCTTTTGAAATACTCTGTATTCACCAATTATTGAATCACATTTTTGGCATGTATACTGACCTCTTTCTACTAGGATTAGATTATCTGCTACTTCTTCGTTTGTACTTTCTTCAAGCTTGATATTTGGTGAGCTATCAAATTCTGATTCACAATTTTTACAAAAATGCTTTTTCATTTTTTCTTGTTCTAATTTTCCAATTGGTGCTAGAAACAATTTACCCACTCCAAGATCCGCTTTTTTCAATTGGTCTTCAGTTAGTTCAGCAACAACATATCCTCCTGAACCGTGTACAGTTTGTTCTACCATTTTACATTGATCTTCTTATTGACCTTAAAATAACTATGTTTTTGAGACGAACTCCTTTTACATCTTAACATTTAAGATATCTAGGAAGTTTGAAAATACGATGAATCCCAAAATCTTTGTAATAGCTGCCATAATTGGACTAGGTGCAATTATTGCTGTAGTTCTTACATCTGGTTCAACAATAGAAAATCTGGCATCTTCACAACCCGAAAAAGAAATTATTAAGGTTGAACCAATAGCTGTTGCATTAGATGATATTTCAGTAACTAATATTTCTGAAAGATCTGCTACAATTGAGATTAAATTCAAACTTACAAATCCAAATCCTGCTTCTATGATTGTTCAAGTAGTTGATTACCAATTGTATGAAACTAATTTTTCTGAAAATAAACAAATCTCCGGTGGTCAACTTGGAAGCAGGCCTGAAGGAATGGTAGAATTTGGTTCAAATTATTATACTCTTCTTGGTGGGGCTGAAATGATTCTAAAAGACAAGGTGATCTTAAAAAATAATGGAAATATTCCAGAACTGTGGTCTTCACTTGAAAGTAACACTGCAAATTGGAAAATTACTGGTGATGTCTTTTACAATCTAAGTTCAATGACTAGCGGACAGGAAAATGAACTTCATTTTGAACTTACAGCTTAGTAACTATCAGTGTATCATAAAAATAAAAAATTATGATAATATGTTTTTAGAGAAAAAATATTGGCAAAATTATAAAAGCCCGTAAAGTGGGTTTTGATCAAATGGCAGAAGCAGGAATGGCCGCATATGGCTCAGCAATAGGGGTTGCAATTGCATTAGCAGTTGTATGTTTTGCACTTCGTGGAAAAGGACACCCTGAACCACTAGACTAAACAAAGGAATTCATTCCTTTACAATATTTTTCAAATTTTCTAATTGTCTTTACCTAACCCAAGCATTTCAGCAAGAGATGTCTGTTTGGTTTCTTTTTTTGCAATGAAACATTTTTGATAATATTGACATTCCATACAATCTTTTGATGGCTCAACAATTGGGGTTTTTTGCTCCTTTAGAAGATCATTTAGTACTCTTACCCTCCTAACTACTTCTTCAAACATCTTCTTGTCTCTAATTAATGAAAAACTTGACTCTTCTCTATCTCCTGAAATATAGATGATCATTCCATCTTTTTTGTCATATATCCAGAGACATGCATTGAGATACAGTAAATCATTTGCTTCAGGTGATTCAGGTGTGGAATGAGCTGGTCTGAATAAAATTATGGAATCATCGACTATCATATCTGCTTGTGCCTTTAGACTAATGTCTTCGATTGCAAATTGTTTTGGCTCACTACCGTACTGTAATTTCCGAAGTAATCCTGCTAAAAGATCACTAAATCCTTTCCTCTCAATTTCTTTTGGATCAATTCTGTCATAATATGATCGTCTGAGACACTGAACTACCTCTTTTAGATGGATTGTCTTAATGTCCTTAGAATCAATTTCAATATCTAACTCTCGTCCTATAGAGTCTACTGCATTTTTGATAATACTTCGAAAATCCCTGTCTCCCATCATTGTACTTCACTTATCTAATCCATCCTAATAGGTTAACTCATAATATTTGTCAAAAATTTTGAAATTTTGCTAGAAAATGCTAATGTGACAAAATGAACCCCAAATCCTAAGATTGCACCAATTATGAGATTACCGGTACCAAAATAGATTCCTAGGAAAATACCTAATG
Above is a window of Nitrosopumilus sp. K4 DNA encoding:
- a CDS encoding Dna2/Cas4 domain-containing protein; its protein translation is MMGDRDFRSIIKNAVDSIGRELDIEIDSKDIKTIHLKEVVQCLRRSYYDRIDPKEIERKGFSDLLAGLLRKLQYGSEPKQFAIEDISLKAQADMIVDDSIILFRPAHSTPESPEANDLLYLNACLWIYDKKDGMIIYISGDREESSFSLIRDKKMFEEVVRRVRVLNDLLKEQKTPIVEPSKDCMECQYYQKCFIAKKETKQTSLAEMLGLGKDN
- the pyrH gene encoding UMP kinase, yielding MKKRIVIKLSGRVFGMDNVKMLKDYASFLVKISKVCQPIVIAGGGNIARHYISHARSSGADESTLDELGIEISRLNAKLLIYALKNKAYSHPPTTLQEVRHAVDDGLIVVAGGLHPGQSTNGTAALIAEKVKAEQFLNATDVDGVYDMDPNKFKKAKKFKRIDLKHLKTMLVHEDSVAGGYDLMDIVALKIIERSKIKTRILKADPKIIEKAIKGSDVGTEIILASK
- a CDS encoding HD domain-containing protein, with protein sequence MKKNYLDIIDPIHDFIRVYDHELKLIDNPIFQRLRRIRQLSGAHLTYPAAQHTRFEHSLGVMHISGQAGNALFEKGIIKSEDIQILRLAGLLHDIGHGPFSHLFEEIIQKKKVSHEDFGKEIILKSEIGDSISKNGFDKKLVTKIAFGDSKFQYLNEIVSGALSADMMDYLLRDGYFTGAEHAKIDHKRLTQSLDVYKQKLALERSALYSFESMMHSRYQMFKAVYFHKTVRAAEVMLLEALRLSDDEFGFTSFNLDEYVKLTDEYVLSKLISSKSSKLKRAKQFAIDYQNRKLLKCVYERILTSTRNLGKIKTNELRSSISKKSKIDETEIFVDSSVTPSIPLAPSKKESKQIILISQENGKSSAQELSISKIPVVSAISGFMNILRIYTHQKNRNKVEIAAKSILDGLK